A portion of the Thermosediminibacter oceani DSM 16646 genome contains these proteins:
- the rpsB gene encoding 30S ribosomal protein S2: MSVISMKQLLEAGVHFGHQTRRWNPKMKEYIFTERNGIYIIDLQKTVKKMEEAYEFVKNLAAEGGKILFVGTKKQAQESIQEEAKRCEMFYVNQRWLGGMLTNFKTIKKRIERLKELERMEEEGVFNVLPKKEVLNLRREKERLEKYLGGIKNMTSLPDALFVVDPRKEKIAVSEARKLKIPIIAIVDTNCDPDEVDYVIPGNDDAIRAVKLLTEKIADAVLEGKQGVQMAAE, from the coding sequence ATGTCAGTCATTTCCATGAAACAGTTGCTCGAAGCCGGCGTTCACTTTGGCCACCAGACCAGAAGATGGAATCCTAAGATGAAGGAGTATATCTTCACCGAAAGGAACGGCATCTACATCATTGACCTGCAGAAGACCGTAAAGAAAATGGAAGAAGCCTACGAATTTGTGAAAAATCTGGCGGCCGAAGGCGGCAAGATACTTTTTGTTGGAACCAAAAAACAAGCACAGGAATCTATCCAGGAAGAAGCAAAAAGGTGCGAGATGTTTTACGTCAACCAGCGCTGGCTCGGTGGAATGCTCACCAATTTTAAAACAATAAAAAAGAGGATCGAGCGCCTCAAGGAACTGGAGAGAATGGAAGAAGAAGGTGTTTTCAACGTCCTCCCCAAAAAAGAGGTGCTAAACCTCAGGAGGGAAAAAGAGCGCTTAGAGAAGTACCTTGGCGGTATTAAGAACATGACTTCTCTGCCCGACGCGCTATTTGTGGTAGACCCGAGAAAGGAAAAGATAGCCGTATCCGAGGCCAGAAAGTTGAAGATACCGATAATAGCCATTGTCGACACCAACTGCGACCCTGATGAGGTGGACTACGTTATACCCGGTAACGATGATGCCATCAGGGCTGTCAAACTGTTGACCGAAAAAATAGCCGATGCTGTGCTGGAGGGCAAGCAGGGAGTCCAGATGGCTGCGGAGTAA
- a CDS encoding acyl-CoA dehydratase activase — protein sequence MTGCYLGIDVGSVSTNFVLIDENGNLLKKLYLRTAGRPIEAITNGLKMIQEGLEGDIKILGVGTTGSGRKLAAVIVGADVVKNEITAHAMACIAEYPDARTILEIGGQDSKIIILRDGVVVDFAMNTVCAAGTGSFLDRQAQRLGIPIERFGEIALMSKNPTRIAGRCAVFAESDMIHKQQMGYKIEDILKGLCQALVRNYLANVAKGKEIRPPIVFQGGVAANTGIKKAFEEELGVEIIIPRYFDVMGALGAAILAKKFMAQNKRVKTKFAGFEAAFREHTAGSFECQGCPNLCEVVQIYVDGKLAARWGDRCGRWSASMAV from the coding sequence ATGACAGGATGTTATCTGGGAATTGACGTAGGCTCTGTCAGTACAAACTTCGTACTGATCGATGAAAACGGTAATCTTTTGAAAAAACTTTACCTGAGGACCGCCGGGAGGCCTATTGAAGCTATTACTAATGGTCTTAAAATGATTCAAGAGGGCCTTGAAGGCGATATAAAGATACTGGGTGTCGGTACTACGGGGAGCGGTCGGAAACTAGCCGCCGTCATTGTAGGAGCGGACGTCGTGAAAAACGAAATTACGGCCCACGCTATGGCATGTATAGCTGAATACCCCGATGCCCGGACTATTTTGGAGATAGGAGGGCAGGATTCAAAGATAATTATATTAAGGGATGGGGTTGTAGTTGATTTCGCGATGAATACGGTGTGCGCCGCCGGCACCGGCTCTTTTTTAGACAGGCAGGCCCAGAGGCTGGGTATACCGATAGAGCGGTTTGGAGAAATTGCTCTGATGTCAAAAAATCCCACCAGAATTGCGGGACGCTGCGCCGTTTTTGCGGAATCAGATATGATACATAAACAACAGATGGGATATAAAATTGAGGATATTTTGAAAGGACTGTGCCAGGCCCTCGTGAGGAACTACCTGGCCAACGTGGCTAAGGGTAAGGAAATAAGACCGCCGATTGTTTTTCAAGGTGGAGTGGCAGCAAACACGGGAATAAAAAAGGCTTTTGAAGAAGAATTGGGTGTGGAAATCATAATACCCAGATATTTTGATGTAATGGGAGCGTTGGGGGCTGCTATACTTGCCAAGAAGTTCATGGCTCAAAATAAACGCGTTAAGACTAAGTTTGCAGGCTTTGAAGCAGCTTTTAGAGAGCATACGGCAGGAAGCTTCGAATGCCAGGGGTGCCCGAATTTGTGCGAAGTGGTGCAGATTTACGTAGACGGTAAGCTCGCCGCCCGCTGGGGTGATCGGTGCGGCCGCTGGTCTGCCAGCATGGCAGTCTGA
- a CDS encoding acyl-CoA dehydratase activase-related protein has translation MKVTFPHMGNLYIPVKTFFENLGVEVIVPPPCSKKTLELGVKYSPEFACLPLKINIGNFIEALEMGADTIVMAGGIGPCRFGYYSEVQREILKDLGYKFNMIVLDPPQGHLMDLVKKIVRITNKKSLRQIFMAGRLAWAKALLLDELDKIASRTRPVELNRDETDTVYKNALEKISKAESEEELKGLGREILEKMAEIKKDEDKLPIKIALVGEIYTVLEPFVNLFVEKQLGELGAEVKRSIYITDWVRVNLLPSFLKPKEHGRVIKLAEPYVRCFVGGHGQESIAQIVKYSGEGFDGVIHLLPFTCMPEIVAKSTIPSVTRIHSIPVMTLVLDEHSGEAGVRTRLEAFVDLIRQRKEEKTYDRMLSGN, from the coding sequence GTGAAAGTTACGTTTCCTCACATGGGTAATCTTTATATACCGGTCAAGACTTTTTTTGAAAACCTTGGGGTTGAGGTGATAGTCCCACCCCCATGCAGTAAAAAAACTCTGGAACTTGGAGTGAAATATTCTCCTGAATTCGCCTGTTTGCCCTTAAAAATAAACATAGGCAATTTTATAGAAGCTCTGGAAATGGGTGCCGATACGATAGTAATGGCCGGAGGTATTGGTCCCTGCAGGTTCGGTTATTATTCCGAAGTTCAAAGGGAAATTTTAAAAGATCTGGGTTACAAGTTCAACATGATAGTGCTGGATCCGCCCCAGGGACATCTTATGGACCTGGTTAAAAAAATCGTGAGGATAACCAATAAGAAAAGTTTGAGGCAAATTTTCATGGCGGGAAGGCTGGCGTGGGCAAAAGCCCTATTGCTCGATGAACTTGATAAAATAGCCAGCAGGACAAGACCAGTAGAGTTAAACAGGGATGAGACCGATACCGTTTACAAAAACGCCCTAGAGAAAATCTCGAAAGCGGAAAGCGAGGAAGAACTAAAGGGTTTAGGGCGAGAAATTTTAGAAAAAATGGCTGAAATTAAAAAAGACGAAGACAAATTGCCCATTAAGATAGCTCTGGTAGGGGAAATATACACGGTCCTGGAACCGTTTGTAAACCTGTTCGTTGAAAAACAGCTGGGCGAACTCGGAGCCGAAGTAAAAAGGAGTATATACATAACCGACTGGGTCAGGGTAAACCTCTTACCATCTTTTTTGAAACCAAAGGAACACGGACGGGTTATTAAACTCGCTGAACCTTATGTACGCTGTTTTGTAGGGGGACACGGCCAGGAGTCGATTGCCCAGATCGTTAAATACTCCGGGGAGGGCTTCGATGGGGTCATACATCTTCTTCCATTTACGTGCATGCCTGAAATAGTGGCAAAAAGTACCATACCTTCGGTAACCAGAATTCATTCGATTCCCGTTATGACGCTGGTGCTAGATGAACATTCTGGCGAGGCAGGAGTTAGAACCCGCCTTGAAGCCTTTGTCGATTTGATTCGCCAGAGAAAGGAGGAAAAGACCTATGACAGGATGTTATCTGGGAATTGA
- a CDS encoding acyl-CoA dehydratase activase-related protein: MRIGIPRALLYYNYYPFWKTFFESLGHEVVLSKPTNKKILKDGLESTVDDACLPIKVFHGHVIDLIEMVDAIFVPRIISVKSGEFICPKFMGLPDMIRNSIAGLPRIIECELSLYRKKTGFMEHAIKVGRLLGNSTQEILRAYILASSKYNSYKKLRVKNRKLPIDRGNKSFFEAAFEDNSKYKSEPFKFTVLVVGHPYNIYDYYVSMNLIKKLQGFGAEIITPEVIPERNISVGAKKLNKKLFWTLGKNILGSAYYYMENCKVDGIVHVASFGCGPDSLIGELLERRVSRDYNIPFLYLNLDEHAGEEGFNTRLEAFVDILERRKCGESYVSSHG; this comes from the coding sequence ATGCGAATAGGTATTCCACGAGCTTTGCTTTATTACAATTACTATCCTTTTTGGAAAACATTTTTCGAATCCCTCGGTCATGAAGTAGTTCTATCCAAACCAACCAATAAAAAGATATTGAAGGATGGTCTGGAGTCCACCGTCGATGATGCATGCTTACCCATAAAGGTTTTTCACGGTCATGTAATAGATCTAATTGAAATGGTCGATGCAATTTTTGTTCCGCGAATTATCAGTGTAAAATCGGGGGAATTCATCTGTCCCAAATTTATGGGGTTACCTGATATGATAAGGAACAGCATAGCAGGCCTTCCCAGAATAATTGAATGCGAACTTTCACTGTACCGAAAGAAAACGGGTTTTATGGAACATGCAATTAAGGTGGGACGCCTTCTGGGCAATTCCACGCAGGAAATCCTCAGGGCTTATATATTGGCTTCGAGTAAATATAATTCTTATAAAAAATTAAGAGTGAAAAACAGAAAACTTCCGATAGATAGGGGAAATAAGAGTTTTTTTGAAGCCGCTTTTGAGGATAATTCAAAATATAAAAGCGAACCCTTTAAATTTACCGTACTGGTGGTGGGTCATCCTTATAACATCTACGACTACTATGTAAGCATGAATTTAATAAAAAAATTACAGGGTTTTGGCGCGGAGATAATAACGCCGGAGGTAATTCCGGAGAGAAATATTTCAGTCGGGGCAAAAAAACTGAATAAAAAACTTTTCTGGACTCTGGGTAAGAATATCCTGGGCAGCGCCTATTACTATATGGAAAACTGTAAGGTGGATGGTATAGTTCACGTCGCATCCTTCGGATGCGGCCCGGATTCTTTAATAGGAGAACTTTTGGAGCGCAGGGTGTCCCGTGATTACAACATTCCATTTTTATATCTGAATTTGGATGAACATGCCGGCGAAGAAGGTTTTAATACGAGACTCGAGGCCTTCGTAGATATCTTAGAGAGGAGAAAATGCGGTGAAAGTTACGTTTCCTCACATGGGTAA